A genomic segment from Thermostichus lividus PCC 6715 encodes:
- the yidD gene encoding membrane protein insertion efficiency factor YidD has translation MANWVSNLLIGLIRAYQRWISPLFLPTCRYTPTCSSYAVEAIARFGPWQGTYLAVRRILRCHPFAAGGYDPVPEASSPEQSRGDRPTPCDQHSEPH, from the coding sequence ATGGCCAACTGGGTTAGTAACCTTCTCATTGGGTTGATCCGCGCTTATCAGCGGTGGATTTCGCCGCTGTTTTTACCGACCTGTCGCTATACACCTACCTGCTCTAGCTATGCTGTTGAGGCGATCGCCCGTTTTGGGCCGTGGCAAGGCACCTATTTAGCGGTAAGACGCATTTTGCGCTGCCATCCCTTTGCCGCCGGTGGGTATGATCCAGTCCCTGAGGCATCGTCCCCAGAGCAGTCGCGAGGCGATCGCCCCACACCCTGCGATCAGCACTCAGAACCGCACTGA